A single window of Malus sylvestris chromosome 5, drMalSylv7.2, whole genome shotgun sequence DNA harbors:
- the LOC126624690 gene encoding zinc finger CCCH domain-containing protein 19-like yields MEADEEDASKVNEPSISLQDDALPLPHTGEELRNTEPQCDPESAPEPEHGGSGLGVDGESDSVAASVERGDGDGIEGGCKEGDTEMEDVAEAVVVAAETVETDAVEDLGVAMEKSAADAGEKMVVEEETNVVEGHVAEDREVEDVTNVAESHFREETEVKEEMHVAGGHVTEETEVKEEMTVAGGHVTEDTEVVKGMNVAEGHSTEEAEVGDVDDEVLETEMKVLPEEAAVANSDMQEADSNVAETAEETVLSVKDETEQMTGEAKGGEVEAETVGEEDGNEAVGEEDGNEAVGEEDGNEAEEAEAEAEGEEAEAGGDDEENAADMLAETDTVGEVDMVDDVMEETTEAEEMGAAEEEAEEMEVEEEEETKRAGSGGKRKHVKSSKDTGKLLSKKKMEEDVCFICFDGGELVLCDRRGCPKAYHPSCVNRDEAFFRAKGRWNCGWHLCSSCEKSAHYMCYTCTFSLCKACIKDAVILCVRGNKGFCETCMKTIMMIEKNEQGNKNKDEVDFDDKSSWEYLFKDYWIDLKEKLSLTLDDLAQAKNPRKGSTGRANKQESRDEPYDANDGGGSDSDNSENLDLVNPKKRKSKKRMRTRAKGRDSSSAATATGSGGPSADNSAGWASKELLEFVMHMRDGDESPLSQFDVQALLLEYIKRNKLRDPRRKSQIVCDIRLQNLFGKPRVGHFEMLKLLESHFLVKEDAYTDDLQGSVVDTNDNQLEVDGNSDTPAKASKDKRRKARKKGDGKGPQSNIDDFAAIDMHNINLIFLRRNLVEDLLDDLDNFQDKVAGSFVRIRISGSGQKQDLYRLVQIIGTCKGAEPYKVGKRMTDILLEILNLNKTEIISIDIISNQEFTEDECKRLRQSIKCGLINRLTVGDVQDKAIALQAVRVKDWLETEIVRLIHLRDRASEKGRRKELRECVEKLQLLKTPEERQRRLEETLEIHADPNMDPSYESEEEEDEGDDKRQDSYTRPTGFSFGRKGRDPISPRRGGSSFNDSWGVTKNYSNTNRELSRNTSNKGFYNKAENTTGAGERVNDSWGQGRDRETQQTSHWEKKQIISSLETGVRSTQSVVQSESSPGGSGNSVAHFTTGAAQSTAPINDSEKIWHYKDPSGKIQGPFSMAQLRKWNNTGYFPANLRVWKNTEKEEDSILVTDVLAGKFQKDPSVVDSSFLKAQMVHDSCLSPAPSGKPQGGLFQRGTEGQAGGGSWGSENEITSSSARGTLSSVEVPKYSSDGWGTTNFPSPTPSQTPLGGARGQAYESNWSPTPVHPTGSVLGGNGVMQPSTVATPESALRVSGIDRSSSLSGINAVPKSETAVLLGSTNTRQMHGQVNASMNQVTDVKNLVSNLQNLVQTVTNRTPGGDTRGWASGSVPKQEMTAPGPVPGSETQSWAGAPSQRIEPINASTMPAQHPAHGYWGNASSTNNATQSINTGNAAGNLPSSGFSGVPQSDPWRPQVPANQSYIQPPAPSPQVPWSMGVPDNQSSLPRTGQENQNAGWAPIGGNPNMAWRGQVPGNTNMNWGAPGQGPGWAGPGQGPVPGNAAPNWVQPAAQGPTSLSGNPGWAPSGQGPAVANTNPGWGGQTQNGGDRFSNQRDRAPHGGDSGYGGGQPWNRQSSFGGGGGGGGSSRPPFKGPRVCRFFESGHCKKGAACDYLHPDQ; encoded by the exons ATGGAAGCCGACGAGGAAGATGCTTCCAAGGTGAACGAGCCTTCGATTTCACTCCAAGACGACGCTTTACCGTTGCCTCATACAGGAGAGGAGCTCCGGAACACCGAACCACAATGCGACCCGGAGTCTGCACCTGAGCCCGAACATGGCGGCTCGGGGCTTGGGGTCGACGGAGAATCTGATTCGGTTGCGGCTTCGGTAGAGAGAGGCGATGGGGATGGAATTGAAGGAGGGTGTAAGGAGGGGGATACGGAAATGGAGGATGTGGCGGAGGCGGTGGTGGTGGCTGCGGAGACAGTTGAAACTGATGCAGTGGAGGATTTGGGGGTGGCGATGGAGAAGTCTGCTGCTGACGCGGGAGAGAAGATGGTGGTGGAAGAGGAGACGAATGTGGTAGAAGGTCACGTGGCCGAGGACAGGGAGGTTGAGGACGTGACGAATGTGGCTGAAAGTCACTTTAGAGAGGAAACGGAGGTCAAGGAGGAGATGCATGTAGCTGGAGGTCACGTGACAGAGGAAACTGAGGTGAAGGAGGAAATGACTGTGGCCGGTGGTCATGTGACAGAGGATACTGAGGTTGTGAAGGGGATGAATGTGGCTGAAGGTCATAGCACAGAGGAAGCTGAGGTTGGGGATGTGGATGATGAGGTATTGGAGACAGAGATGAAGGTGTTGCCTGAGGAAGCTGCTGTGGCTAACTCGGACATGCAGGAGGCTGATTCTAATGTGGCTGAAACGGCTGAGGAGACTGTGCTTTCAGTGAAGGATGAAACAGAGCAAATGACGGGTGAAGCCAAGGGAGGTGAGGTTGAGGCCGAGACAGTGGGAGAGGAGGATGGGAACGAGGCTGTGGGAGAGGAGGATGGGAACGAGGCTGTGGGAGAGGAGGATGGGAACGAGGCAGAGGAGGCTGAGGCCGAAGCGGAAGGAGAGGAGGCTGAAGCAGGGGGAGATGATGAGGAGAATGCGGCAGACATGTTGGCTGAGACTGACACAGTTGGGGAGGTGGATATGGTTGATGATGTAATGGAGGAGACAACGGAGGCAGAGGAGATGGGGGCAGCAGAGGAAGAAGCAGAAGAAATGGAggtggaagaggaggaggagacgAAAAGGGCCGGCAGTGGCGGGAAGAGGAAGCATGTGAAGAGTTCTAAGGACACGGGAAAACTCCTCTCaaagaagaaaatggaagaGGATGTCTGTTTCATTTGCTTTGATGGGGGTGAGCTTGTGCTTTGTGACCGCAG GGGATGTCCCAAAGCATACCATCCTTCATGTGTTAATCGTGATGAGGCCTTCTTTCGAGCCAAGGGTCGATGGAATTGCG GTTGGCACCTTTGTAGCAGCTGTGAAAAGAGTGCCCACTACATGTGTTATACATGTACCTTTTCCTTGTGCAAGGCGTGTATCAAAGATGCTGTTATCTTATGTGTTCGAGGAAACAAAGGCTTCTGTGAgacatgcatgaaaactatCATGATGATTGAAAAGAATGAGCAAGGAAACAAGAACAAG GATGAAGTCGATTTTGATGATAAAAGCAGCTGGGAGTACCTCTTCAAGGATTATTGGATAGACTTAAAAGAGAAGTTATCTCTAACGCTTGATGACCTTGCTCAGGCCAAGAATCCAAGGAAAGGATCAACTGGACGTGCTAATAAACAGGAGTCACGTGATGAACCCTATGATGCTAATGATGGTGGAGGGTCTGATTCTGACAACTCTGAGAATTTGGATTTAGTTAACCCTAAAAAAAGAAAGTCCAAAAAACGAATGAGAACCCGTGCAAAGGGGAGGGATTCATCAAGTGCAGCTACAGCAACCGGCTCTGGAGGTCCATCTGCAGATAATAGTGCAGGGTGGGCATCAAAGGAACTTCTAGAGTTTGTAATGCACATGAGAGATGGTGATGAGTCTCCTTTATCTCAGTTTGATGTCCAGGCTCTCTTGCTAGAATATATAAAAAGGAACAAACTTCGTGACCCTCGGCGAAAAAGTCAGATAGTTTGTGATATAAGGCTTCAAAATTTATTTGGGAAACCACGCGTTGGGCATTTTGAAATGTTAAAGCTTCTTGAATCCCACTTTCTTGTAAAAGAGGATGCTTACACTGATGATCTTCAAGGGAGTGTTGTTGATACCAATGACAATCAGTTGGAGGTTGATGGCAACTCTGATACCCCAGCAAAGGCCAGTAAAGATAAGAGACGTAAAGCACGTAAAAAGGGTGATGGGAAAGGACCTCAATCTAATATTGACGACTTTGCAGCCATTGATATGCATAAcatcaatttaattttcttaaggCGTAATTTAGTGGAAGATCTACTTGATGATCTGGATAACTTTCAAGACAAGGTTGCTGGCTCTTTTGTCAGAATTAGAATTTCTGGTAGTGGTCAAAAGCAAGATTTGTATAGGCTGGTGCAAATTATAG GTACATGCAAAGGTGCCGAGCCATATAAAGTTGGTAAAAGGATGACAGACATCTTGCTAGAGATATTAAACTTAAACAAGACAGAGATCATTTCGATTGATATCATCTCAAACCAAGAGTTCACTGAG GACGAATGCAAACGACTGCGTCAGAGCATAAAATGTGGACTTATCAACCGGCTTACTGTG GGTGATGTTCAAGACAAAGCAATAGCGCTCCAAGCAGTCAGAGTCAAAGAT TGGTTAGAAACGGAGATAGTGAGACTCATTCATCTTCGTGATCGAGCTAGTGAAAAAGGGCGCAGGAAGGA GCTTAGAGAGTGTGTAGAGAAGTTGCAGCTTCTAAAGACGCCTGAGGAACGCCAGCGTAGACTAGAGGAAACTCTAGAAATACATGCGGATCCAAATATGGACCCGAGTTATGAatctgaggaggaggaagacgaaGGAGATGACAAGAGACAAG ATAGTTACACGAGACCTACAGGTTTTTCCTTTGGAAGGAAAGGGAGGGATCCAATTTCTCCACGAAGAGGAGGATCTTCTTTTAATGATTCCTGGGGTGTGACAAAGAATTATTCCAATACAAATCGAGAGTTAAGCAGGAATACGTCAAATAAGGGATTCTACAACAAAGCAGAAAATACAACTGGAGCTGGTGAGAGAGTGAATGATTCATGGGGTCAAGGAAGAGACAGAGAAACGCAGCAAACAAGCCACTGGGAGAAGAAACAAATTATTTCAAGTTTAGAAACAGGTGTTAGGAGTACGCAATCTGTGGTACAATCTGAATCATCTCCTGGTGGCTCAGGAAATTCAGTGGCACATTTCACCACTGGCGCAGCACAATCGACAGCCCCTATCAATGATTCAGAAAAAATATGGCATTACAAGGATCCTTCCGGGAAGATTCAGGGACCATTTTCCATGGCACAGCTACGCAAATGGAATAACACTGGCTATTTTCCCGCCAACTTGAGAGTTTGGAAAAACACTGAGAAGGAAGAAGATTCTATCCTGGTAACTGATGTATTGGCTGGAAAGTTCCAGAAAGACCCTTCAGTGGTTGACAGTAGTTTTCTAAAGGCCCAAATGGTTCATGATTCATGTCTCTCACCTGCACCGTCTGGGAAGCCTCAAGGAGGTCTCTTTCAACGGGGTACAGAAGGCCAAGCTGGAGGAGGAAGTTGGGGATCAGAAAACGAAATTACTTCATCCTCAGCCAGAGGTACTCTATCGTCAGTTGAGGTTCCTAAGTATTCTTCAGATGGGTGGGGCACAACAAACTTTCCCTCGCCTACTCCATCCCAAACTCCATTAGGTGGGGCAAGGGGTCAAGCTTATGAAAGTAATTGGTCACCCACCCCTGTTCATCCAACTGGCTCTGTCTTGGGTGGAAATGGAGTGATGCAACCTAGTACAGTAGCTACTCCAGAAAGTGCACTGCGAGTTTCTGGAATTGATCGCTCAAGCTCTCTTTCTGGCATTAATGCAGTACCCAAGTCTGAAACTGCTGTGCTTCTGGGCTCTACAAATACTCGTCAAATGCATGGTCAAGTAAATGCTTCAATGAATCAAGTAACAGATGTGAAAAATCTTGTttcaaatctgcaaaatctggtACAGACTGTTACTAATCGTACTCCCGGTGGTGATACTCGAGGGTGGGCTTCTGGTTCAGTTCCAAAACAGGAAATGACTGCTCCAGGGCCAGTACCTGGGAGTGAAACTCAATCCTGGGCAGGTGCTCCGTCCCAGAGGATAGAACCAATTAATGCTTCTACTATGCCTGCACAACATCCGGCCCATGGTTACTGGGGTAACGCTTCATCTACTAACAATGCTACCCAGTCTATTAATACAGGAAATGCAGCTGGAAATTTGCCTTCATCAGGCTTCTCTGGTGTTCCACAGTCTGATCCTTGGAGACCCCAAGTCCCAGCTAATCAATCATACATTCAGCCTCCAGCACCATCGCCCCAGGTACCTTGGAGCATGGGTGTCCCAGATaaccaaagttctctgccaagaACGGGGCAAGAGAATCAAAACGCAGGTTGGGCACCAATTGGGGGAAATCCAAACATGGCCTGGAGAGGACAAGTGCCAGGAAATACAAACATGAACTGGGGAGCTCCGGGACAGGGTCCAGGGTGGGCTGGACCTGGTCAAGGTCCAGTACCTGGAAATGCAGCGCCTAATTGGGTCCAACCTGCTGCTCAAGGACCTACTTCGTTAAGTGGAAATCCCGGTTGGGCTCCATCTGGCCAAGGGCCAGCAGTTGCGAACACCAATCCTGGTTGGGGTGGGCAAACTCAAAATGGAGGAGATAGGTTCTCAAATCAAAGGGATCGTGCTCCGCATGGCGGAGATTCTGGTTATGGTGGGGGCCAGCCCTGGAATAGGCAGTCGTCCTTTGGTGGTGGCGGCGGGGGAGGAGGGTCGTCGAGGCCGCCCTTCAAAGGGCCCAGAGTGTGCAGGTTCTTTGAGAGTGGTCACTGCAAGAAGGGCGCAGCGTGTGATTATCTGCACCCGGACCAGTAA
- the LOC126624694 gene encoding protein FMP32, mitochondrial-like isoform X1, with translation MALCKRVLQTGAESAFRFSGFRRNFYAPSSTGNRGHGLVSRQISQLVKPNGNRAFLVDTLALVRGLEAKGVPTKQAEAITAAITEVLNDSLENVAHAFVSKSEMQQAVMLQESNLSKFKSEVQSSQEHHFTVLQRETEKLRGDIEKMRSELRYEIDKVTAGQRLDLNLERGRIRDELANQNAETTNLTNKLDREIHALRAQVETAKYEVIKYCIGTLVSITAVGLAVVRIFV, from the exons ATGGCGCTCTGCAAGCGGGTGCTTCAAACCGGTGCCGAATCGGCGTTTCGCTTCTCCGGCTTCCGACGAAACTTCTATGCGCCTTCCTCGACGGGCAACAGAGGACACGGACTCGTGAGCAGGCAGATTTCGCAGCTGGTCAAACCGAACGGAAACCGCGCGTTTCTTGTCGACACGCTGGCTCTGGTCAGGGGTTTGGAGGCCAAAGGCGTGCCGACGAAGCAGGCGGAGGCCATCACGGCTGCGATCACTGAAGTTCTGAATGATAGCTTGGAGAATGTAGCTCATGCTTTTGTATCTAAATCCGAAATGCAGCAG GCTGTAATGCTGCAAGAATCAAACCTGTCAAAGTTCAAATCCGAAGTACAGAGTTCACAG GAGCATCATTTTACAGTGTTGCAACGTGAAACTGAAAAACTTCGTGGTGATATAGAGAAGATGCGCAGTGAATTGAG GTACGAGATTGACAAAGTTACAGCAGGGCAGCGTTTGGATTTAAATCTTGAAAGAGG GCGCATACGCGATGAGCTTGCCAACCAAAATGCAGAAACAACTAATCTCACAAATAAACTTGACAGA GAAATTCATGCATTAAGAGCACAGGTGGAAACTGCAAAATATGAGGTGATCAAATATTGCATAGGTACTTTGGTCTCCATAACTGCTGTTGGACTCGCTGTAGTTCGTATTTTCGTATAG
- the LOC126624694 gene encoding uncharacterized protein LOC126624694 isoform X2 produces MALCKRVLQTGAESAFRFSGFRRNFYAPSSTGNRGHGLVSRQISQLVKPNGNRAFLVDTLALVRGLEAKGVPTKQAEAITAAITEVLNDSLENVAHAFVSKSEMQQAVMLQESNLSKFKSEVQSSQEHHFTVLQRETEKLRGDIEKMRSELRYEIDKVTAGQRLDLNLERGSAEWQTAMFQPPGLVSYLTIEEEE; encoded by the exons ATGGCGCTCTGCAAGCGGGTGCTTCAAACCGGTGCCGAATCGGCGTTTCGCTTCTCCGGCTTCCGACGAAACTTCTATGCGCCTTCCTCGACGGGCAACAGAGGACACGGACTCGTGAGCAGGCAGATTTCGCAGCTGGTCAAACCGAACGGAAACCGCGCGTTTCTTGTCGACACGCTGGCTCTGGTCAGGGGTTTGGAGGCCAAAGGCGTGCCGACGAAGCAGGCGGAGGCCATCACGGCTGCGATCACTGAAGTTCTGAATGATAGCTTGGAGAATGTAGCTCATGCTTTTGTATCTAAATCCGAAATGCAGCAG GCTGTAATGCTGCAAGAATCAAACCTGTCAAAGTTCAAATCCGAAGTACAGAGTTCACAG GAGCATCATTTTACAGTGTTGCAACGTGAAACTGAAAAACTTCGTGGTGATATAGAGAAGATGCGCAGTGAATTGAG GTACGAGATTGACAAAGTTACAGCAGGGCAGCGTTTGGATTTAAATCTTGAAAGAGG ATCGGCGGAGTGGCAGACGGCTATGTTCCAGCCACCTGGGCTGGTGAGTTACCTTAcaatagaagaagaagaatag